Sequence from the Mytilus galloprovincialis chromosome 10, xbMytGall1.hap1.1, whole genome shotgun sequence genome:
CAATTCTCTTGAAACTGAATATGACATTAAATAATTTGAAGTAACATAAGTTTGTTATAATACGATATATCGGTTTTGCCAGCATTTATACAACGAGCGTCGATTTATAGGATTATCTTCTTATTATAagaataatacagaaaaaaacatatgaaaattaatgCAATTTTTTCGCCAATCGATTTGGGTTTACATTGCAAAAAATGTATGCAATggttttttgagaaaaaaaaactataacatcATTCTCCGACAACTCATTGAACGTCAGTGCAGACAcactttaaatacaaataattattttgaccAAAAGGTTTGATAATATAATTCTTTGAGTGTACAAAAGACATATGATCATAGTATGCCGAAATAATCtagacatatatatgtataaacgtgaaaagaatataaaataactATCAAACTAAAACTAAGATATAGACATATGTGTTTCTTTATCCTTctttatattgataaatatagataataaaattgagaatggaaatggggaatgtgtcaaagagacaacgacccgaccaatgaaaaaaacaacagcagaaggtcaccaacaggtcttcaatgtagcgggaaattaccgcacccggaggcgtccttcagtttcttttattatgaaattatttaaacAGCTATAACAGTTCTTCACTCTTTCAGTTGACAAAAGAATGGAAATATTGCAACACAGATTTTCATTAGTTTTAAATGATATTTGTCTGTAGTAAAAAGTTGAAACATTGAAAAAAGCTGCATACAGAACTAAAGTGTTCTAGTTTTTAATAGAacaaacattttcttattttttttatatttttgttattttacttttttctttcttcCAGTGAATAAAGACCTGAAACTAAAGCATGGAACTTTTCTTGTTGTAGGATAATCTCCAAATTAGTGTACACCATAAGCCAAATTCTAGGTATACTTTAAAGAGTAATCAGAAATaccagtcaaataaaacctggatTTTGATGTTTAAACAGCATGGCGAAAAGATAAGTTTCTTTATACATACTGGCAAGCGACTGAAATTCACATTACCATTCAAACTCCATGCAGCTAGGAACTGTGAAATAAAAGCTATAATTGGCTCTGTTTTATATGAAAGTGATGTGGTTCGAATTATTGCGAATGAAGTAAACAGTGAAAAGTTAAGATTTAAATCgtgtaagtttatatttttcagttgcACCAGTTACTATAAATGACACACATCCTTTAAATCTTGGAGTTCTTTTTGTCATGTTTCACCATAAAAAGGATTGGTTTCAGAAATAGCTGTGATAAGTCATTTACATAAAAGACAAACGGTATTTTTGATTCTCCCTTAGGTGACAATATTAACAGTTTCTAAatctttataataaaaacctggaaaAAAATTTATGTGCGTTATTATAACTGTATATCTGTTTGAGAAATTGAAGTCAAATAGTATCATGCCAGTCATAGAACGGAACTCGCCTACGGTTTCCATATTCTACAATCATATTGCATCAACTTTATGAGAATTTTATGGTCTTTTCGAATAAAATATTTCGATGGGTTTCGAAATTTCCATTGTAGATATATACACTGTAgctattcataaataaataaaacaaattatactcTACATTTATATCTAATCATGGCGCTCCAAAGTTGACATCcgtcacctgccttgggtacacaaaacaCCAACATTAACCCGATTGAATGTAATACTAGTAATACGTTTACCTTATAGATACGAGAAAGGACGACATCAGCATTGAATTGTTGAAGAGTAactttgttttttcttatataaGTATGTTTACTCTTGATTGATTATAAAGATCAATTCCGGTGTTTTATAGTAACTAGCCGCCCGTATTTAGATAACTACCTGAATATAATtagtaaacaaaaaatgtataaattgccATGATTCAATGCTTTCTTTCTAGATTTTACCAAACAAGAATACCAAGCTCTCTTCAACAGGACGTTAAGTTTCATCAAAACTTTACCAGGGAAATTCCATACTATTGACTATCTGTATAGAAATAAATCAGAAATGTACTTTGCCTCCATAAGAGAGTATCATTGTGGGATAATGAAGCCTTATACAAAGGACAATAATGGAGATCCGTGTTCTGTTATAAACGGACATATAGATGGATTATTTTTTAGTACTGCTGTAGATTTTCAGACTATGAAGCCTTTGCCCGAATCATTATATGGACCAGTTAGATTACATATTGATGCCAGTACATTATTTACACCaaactttaatttatattttgcagATTTTTATTGTCATTATCGGGTTCATTATGTGACCGTCGTATTAACTCCCAAAAGGTCTCCAACTGATAAATTTTGTGAAGGACGACTTCTTAAACTTGATATAAGACAGAATCCGTTCATATACCTCAGTGAAACAAAAGAAGATTTTTATGAAGTTATAGTTTATTTAAGCAACGGACTTCGTGTTGAAGTGTTTTATACAGAAGCAGTGAACATTTCAAGAATAATTGAAAACCAACAAGGGCATTTCGAACGAGTACCAATAATTGGAAGAGGAGAAAGTAGACCCACTGGAATTCCTAAAAACAATCTTTGTAaaatatgcaatttataaaaaaaaaaaaacatcaaatataccagACTTGTAATTTTAAACGTCTGACGCCCACGGAAGACTCATCAATGAAGCACGAAAAAACAAGGTAAAATGTCGTCTAAAGAATGAAGTTGAAAAGCACCGAGGACCCACATAATCTTATACTGTATCTTAtattgcttacccttccggagtatctgatatcacccctagttttttgcgttggttagtctttagttttctttttgttgggtcttctttattattatttgtctgtttgtcgttttttttagccatggcgttgtcagtttattttcaatctatgagttttaccgtccctctggtatatttcgccacTCTCTTATAACCTTTAAGTAATGAATCATGATAATTTTATCTTAAAGATAACtggtttttaaaatgaaatcaatGACTCAAAGGAATTCGTAATATTCAGCTGCTACATTATTCCCGTTTTCGACAAAAGTATCTTCAAGAGTTATTGATAAAAACTTATCTACAgtattttcttaaagtttttgaaaaacgTTAGTGTATGTTACGATCAGTGTAACATTGATAAAAATGTTCACTGCTTTGTCGACAtgatatttgttgagtttggtgGAATGATATTTCAACAGATAATCTATCAGCAGatattgtttttgtattgatACGAAggatatttcaaagaaaactttCTCAAGAAATTAAGACAAATGCATCTTGCAAACTGCGGGTCTGAGTCCTATATTGATTATTTTACTCGATATTTACGCAGATGAACGACTTCAAAAATGAATTTATGACAAACATGTTGGTTGCAACTTTCTAACTGCCAACTACACATTTACAGCAGAAACATACGTTCTGTGTCATTGCAATACGTTTCCAATTTATAGTTGCGCTCATGCATGTTCAAAAACTAACATTAACATGGGCGTGCTCCTTACACTAAAAAAACTCCAAAAACGTTATTTCGAAAGAACGACTTTTGTCAACACTATATAAGTTTTACGGTTACTTTCACGAATTAATTGACCTTTATGATATGCTGGTGTTTCAACTCACTAGCGATTGTTTTATagtctttaaattttaatatcgGTATACTGTATGTATCTGATCTACACTTTTACAGGTTGTGTTCTATTCCTGATTGCAAGATGTTGTCAATGTGTGATTCACATGTCGGTTGATGCATGTTTATCCTGATGACGTACTCAGTCTAAATACTTTCATAGTTTAAGTGCAATTCTGAGTCTTTGAttgttacatttatattttttctttcttattgaTTTACGAGAGTTGAACATCGTCAAACTTCTGCCGTTTTGATTAAGTTGACAAGGAACGAACCCAGCAAAAAAATCGTTTATGTACTATAAAGGTCTTATCAATTGAGACTAAAAAGTTTCTCTTGGTTAatttcttacatccacttcatttgaactttagttgatagttgtctcattggcattcacacaACATCTCATTCATTCTTATTTAGATTTTGACTGTAAAAACTAAAAAAGGTTTCATTACAGAACTTTAGACTATAATATACTATTTGGTTTAGATATGGGGATCCGAATCACTATATTCCAGACATGAACAGGTTGTAAGAAACACGTTCATCCCAAATATCATAAGCCAGctccaatataaaaaaagaggtTGACCTGAACAAGGTAGTATGGTATGAGAAGAAGAAGAAGTACTACAATAACAGAGTTGATGCATTTGTCGAAGAGGAGCTCGAGACAACAATAATACAGATGTACGAGTGTAAAGTCGGGTATCCTTCATGTCATTTTACTGGTGACCAAGAGGCCAATGCATCAAGGGAAGAATTAATACTTTCGATGTTGATGTGAATTATCATTTAATATGTACTTTAttaaaaattaactttaaaaaacgtaaaattacaaatatactgaactccgaggaagattcaaaaaggaaagtccctaagcaaatggcaaaatcaaaagctcaaacatatcaaacgaatggataacaactgtcatattcctgaagcaaatggttgattgaacctggttttatagctagctagacctaacacatgtatgacagtcgaatcaaaacaaacattgtgttataatctaaatcaccataaaaacaaatatatgacaaaaaagcacaaaaagcaaCATAAAATTTAGCAACCTCATTCATTACTTTCTTATGTAtaagattttatttatctatgaaaaatcaataataaaggattgaaatattttaattactGGGACTTAATTCTTACACTGACAGACACATGGTAAGAAACctgtttgttaataaaaaaaaaagatttattaccGTATCAGGTTTTTTTCAAAACACTTCCGAATTCTGTATCCTCTATGATCTTCAAGTCTTATTTTATTTGGCCtcctatcttttttttatttgaacgttgccgatgggtcttttgtagacacCCATTTGAATCTTTGTAtgcatgatgagtttattcgacAGTTTTACGAACACCATAATGATTTAGGTTGacctttatgatatatatatttgttacggaggatttcatgcgtccgaagcgattTCCTGGATTTTTTTCATTAGGAATTCTCAAGCCGAATAATTGAAATTCCTTGTTTAAAGGAACAAGGACTTAAAAATTATCTTTGCGTTGGAATGTGACATCCCACTAGAAATTATTCCATTACAGGGACATTAGAAAAGGGATGTCATTAACAGTGCTTTTTTAATGGACCAACCCATTATATAACACGATGAAAATATGTTATGAATGTCTTAAACAGACgtaataaattatataagaataGTTGCAGTTTGTTtagtttgatttctttttatataaatgtgttttatCTGAATCGTAATTCATGCACAACAGTTAAAATTAAGTAAGCATTATTATATTCATATAAACTAATAACTATAATATAagatttatatcattattttatgaCTCCTATTAACCGATGTGAACAATATTTTAGACACTTTATAAATAAGTTCCGTATTAAAGTCTAATTGAAATACAGTAACATGTATACTTAATAAAAAGTCATAATAAAATTGCAAGTGaaacgggaaatgtgtcaaagagacaacaacccgaccaaagcgCAAAAACAGCATAagcccaccaatgggtcttcaacacagcgagaaaatcctgaaCCTAGAGGTGCACTTTACCTGAGCTTTTAACACAAATGGAAACTAATTCAATCACACTAAAATCCAAAATATTCACatgaagtaaaatttaaaaaaaacatacaagactaacaaagaccagccTGATTTTGAAcaagtttgcattaaaaaaagaggggcgaaagatagaTCGAAACAAAACATGACAACGCATgaataataaaaagacaaacagacaaaaatagtacacaagacataacatagaaaactaaagaccatcATGAATACCACCAGGTCTGGAAGGGTGTgcaggtcctgctccacatgtggcacccgtcgtgttgctcatattataacaaatccggtaaatagtcttagtCGGTGGGTCGTGTTTGTTGAAAGGGAGGGGGATTGTGCTTACGGTATAAGGAAGATAtgcgatatcatctgtgaaacggatattctaacatgaattatcattgatatggtcatatttataaattaactaattgcaaatcttttgaatttttaatactaaggcttttctaccttaatgctctttttttggattcgagcgtcactgatgagtctttggtagacgaaacgtttgtctggcgtaaatacaaaattttatcctgatatcaatgatgagtttatataataacggccaaccaactcgtgatgtcgtccgtaacatttacgaagggatgaatTTAACTCCACCATTTGCAACTCTTGGTTCAaaagtttccttgtgagcagcaaccctcattcaaggaaatcatgataggaaatacaagcccgggaatatagtatcaattgggagatatatattccgcatgcaggcgctgctggaattaTGCtaatagaaatggaaagttcacaattgggaagctgcaatcatctcttttgtcgtaaacatttgttttcaaccggCACTAGGATTTATTTGTagctgttgtatcctttatctctagttcgatggtaaacatgtgttcaacatagtcaccaaattttgaatcatttaatgagaaaacatcatctatatagcggaaagtaaagttaaacgatattgctaacttcttgtcctTCTTCATAAGAAGTGCCTGTATGCAGTCAGCCTTATAAGAATAAAgcaacaagtcgacaagaagacgGGCATAATTAGTTCCCATGGGAATACCAATAATTGGTTGAAAAACACGCCCCCTAAACGTAATGAATATTTTGACGATCAAGAAATTTAGCATCTAgataatgtcagttttagagAATCTTTTGTTTGACTCTGTTGTGTTTTTGACAAAGTAAGATGTATCCCCCAAGACAAaaacttgtatctacgttggccgtTCTTTTGATGAAATAAAGGAGGACCAActctttaaatttgtcttttagaTTGGAATGGTACACATGTTTTATTACTATTTCAAGATGAAAGAGTCtgagattgtatgtactctaaaagatctttggaatgtTTCAATAATCACATCTGATTCAAGCCACCTCTATAACAGCCAGTTTCTAAAACATTTAAGGCCGGGCTTTGATTGTTGATAAATTGATGCTAATACTTTAGAAAAAGGTTTCGATAAGCACTTGGTAGACCCAGTAATATACCGTTGTTTATAATGAGACGTGTAGCCATACTCCTTAActaaatctttgtatttttatggAGGATTGAGTATACGTTTTGATAAACTTGTGTTAGTGAAATTCCTTACTTAATAATGTACCAGTTAAACACTTTTTACGTTTATTAAAATCATGGAACCGACTACAGATACAACCATAGTGAAAAAAATTTGTCTTTTGATGTCGAGTTTGATTATTCATTTCGCAAAAGCGCGACATATCGATTATTTTTTACTGATAGATCTACTTAATCATATTACAGTTACCAATCAGATTAAGTCTCAGGTAAAAGTTTGACAACACTAATTTTGTCAAACCTAcattgaattttatgaaattagGTTATAAgcttgtttatgaccaaaaagaaAGTATCCagagcaaaattaaaaaaaaaaaattattttcaatttgctGCTTTTCATTGACAAGTGGACTTAGTGTTATGAAGGTAACAAACAGACACAGCCTGTGATTAAAGTTTCACAACAAtcactgtaaaccaactaattttcgcggGTAC
This genomic interval carries:
- the LOC143047969 gene encoding phytanoyl-CoA hydroxylase-interacting protein-like, with translation MFKQHGEKISFFIHTGKRLKFTLPFKLHAARNCEIKAIIGSVLYESDVVRIIANEVNSEKLRFKSYFTKQEYQALFNRTLSFIKTLPGKFHTIDYLYRNKSEMYFASIREYHCGIMKPYTKDNNGDPCSVINGHIDGLFFSTAVDFQTMKPLPESLYGPVRLHIDASTLFTPNFNLYFADFYCHYRVHYVTVVLTPKRSPTDKFCEGRLLKLDIRQNPFIYLSETKEDFYEVIVYLSNGLRVEVFYTEAVNISRIIENQQGHFERVPIIGRGESRPTGIPKNNLCKICNL